A genomic segment from Vanacampus margaritifer isolate UIUO_Vmar chromosome 3, RoL_Vmar_1.0, whole genome shotgun sequence encodes:
- the ydjc gene encoding carbohydrate deacetylase isoform X2, with amino-acid sequence MSSCIHKKHSIPIGLHANLSEGVPVCQSLRQASTLVNERGFFHGKMGFRQALGRHQLSMEQVELELRDQIRLFRELTGHLPHHMDGHQHVHILQGVREVFAQVLSDYRIPYTRVPVELGLHTCQWLPAHLKRFYAQVEKDALDSIPVFRRYGIRWPEVYLGLTTGGQNMSISNLQRALSHVFSMSSCIASSSEERVVTAELMVHPGYPSLPQNGGCGEGPDEFSQSDDRQHELSVLTDLSLLAMYRQERVQLCAFKDLGENIMSSL; translated from the exons ACACAGCATCCCAATTGGGCTCCATGCCAACCTGTCAGAAGGCGTCCCTGTATGTCAGAGCCTCCGACAGGCTTCTACACTCGTCAATGAGCGTGGCTTCTTTCATGGAAAGATGGGCTTCCGTCAGGCACTGGGACGACATCAGCTAAGTATGGAACAG gtggagctagagctGAGAGACCAGATCAGGCTTTTCAGAGAACTGACAGGTCACCTGCCTCATCATATGGATGGACATCAGCATGTTCATATACTGCAAG GGGTACGTGAGGTGTTTGCACAGGTCCTGTCAGATTACAGAATTCCATATACTCGTGTTCCAGTGGAGCTAGGTCTACACACCTGCCAGTGGCTACCAGCACATCTCAAAAGATTCTACGCACAGGTGGAGAAAGATGCTCTAGACTCCATCCCTGTCTTCAGGCGTTATGGAATAAG GTGGCCTGAAGTGTACCTGGGATTGACCACAGGAGGCCAGAACATGTCTATCTCCAACCTTCAGAGGGCTCTAAGTCATGTCTTCAGTATGTCCTCCTGCATTGCATCCAGTTCTGAAGAGCGGGTGGTCACAGCAGAACTCATGGTCCACCCAGGTTACCCCAGTCTCCCACAAAATGGTGGCTGTGGAGAAGGACCAGATGAGTTCTCCCAGTCAGATGACCGGCAACATGAGCTCAGCGTGCTCACCGACTTGTCCTTGCTTGCCATGTATCGCCAGGAAAGAGTGCAGCTCTGTGCTTTTAAAGACCTTGGAGAAAATATTATGTCTTCATTATGA